In Myripristis murdjan chromosome 9, fMyrMur1.1, whole genome shotgun sequence, the following proteins share a genomic window:
- the LOC115365471 gene encoding membrane-associated phosphatidylinositol transfer protein 2-like isoform X4 has protein sequence MLIKEYRIPMPMSVEEYRIAQLYMIQKKSREESCGEGSGVEILENKPYTDGPGGTGQYTHKVYHIGMHIPSWFRSILPKAALRVEEESWNAYPYTRTRYTCPFVEKFSIDIETYYKPDTGNQADVFNMSAAEKRQRTIADPIDIVTDPIPPHEYKAEEDPRLYKSVKTQRGPLRDDWIEEYNNNPGKTPIMCAYKLCKVEFRYWGMQSKIERFIHDVGLRKVMVRAHRQAWCWQDEWYGLTIEDIRQLELETQLALARKMAQFSQAEEATEASVGAPSPDKDQEVQEAISSIEAEEVVVSTGGETLQARGVLTKQWSTSSRSSRSSKRGVSPSSHSISEWRMQSIARDSDDSSDEEFFDAHEDFSDNEEVFPKEIAKWNSNDLMDKIEAADTEGTPGELYKEMTVDYERAASEERLDEDSSSQQCLQPSKIHVLILVLHGGNILDTGGGDQNSKQADVNTISSAFDTVMRVHYPAALGRIAIRLVPCPAICAEAFSLVSNLSPYSYDEGCLSSSQDHIPLAALPLLATCAPQYQEAVATVIIRANQVYTDFIKSLDGAAFSGQVCLIGDCVGGILGFDALCSSNQTVNESQNSSRRGSLVSVQDQDLLSPGIIINSGHGLASPTLEGSRHLSRSNIDIPRSSAPDDTKKQLPRKRSDSSTYELDTIKQHQAFLSSLHSSVLRNDPTSRRSSSSTMLDGGSLGKFDFEVSDFFLFGSPLGLVLALRKTVIPVLDVAQLRPACQQVYNLFHPADPSASRLEPLLERKFHLLPPFNVPRYQRFPLGDGNSALLADVVQSHGGVFMDSSYPSSPVTGPHCRGVRRASEVSIASQVSGMADSYTATNIANIAARWWGTKRMDFALYCPDALTAFPTVALPHLFHASYWESTDVVSFLLRQVMRHENSSILELDGKEVSEFTPSKPREKWLRKRTHVKIRNVTANHRVNDAVFTEDCQQVVTGRFMYGPLDMVTLTGEKVDLHIMTQPPSGEWVYFDTEVTNSSGRVSFVIPESKRLGIGVYPVKMVVRGDHTFADSYLTVLPRGTEFVVFSIDGSFAASVSIMGSDPKVRAGAVDVVRHWQDLGYLIIYVTGRPDMQKQRVVAWLSQHNFPHGIVSFCDGLVHDPLRHKANFLKSLTEAHMKIFAGYGSTKDISVYTSIGLSPSQIYIVGRPSKKMQHQCQFITEGYAAHLSQLEYNHRSRPAKTSSARMVLRKGSFGLGANSDFLRKRNHLLRTISSQPAPSSPTGSGHSKPERTQSQSDSERLERERLERAHSQGHGPGPAQRSMSITASCWGRSSSTKLEPGLFSPK, from the exons ATACACCTGTCCCTTTGTCGAGAAGTTCTCCATTGATATTGAGACGTACTACAAGCCTGACACAGGCAACCAGGCAGATGTGTTCAACATGTCTGCagcagagaagagacagaggactATTG CAGACCCTATCGACATTGTGACAGATCCTATCCCCCCCCATGAGTACAAAGCGGAAGAGGACCCGCGGCTCTACAAGTCAGTCAAGACGCAGAGGGGTCCTTTGCGGGACGACTGGATCGAAGAGTACAACAATAACCCAGGGAAGACCCCCATCATGTGTGCCTACAAACTGTGTAAGGTGGAGTTCCGCTACTGGGGGATGCAGTCTAAGATCGAGCGCTTCATCCACGATGTCG GACTGAGGAAGGTGATGGTGCGTGCCCACCGGCAGGCCTGGTGCTGGCAGGACGAATGGTACGGTCTGACCATCGAGGACATCAggcagctggagctggagacCCAGCTGGCCTTGGCAAGGAAGATGGCCCAGTTCAGCCAGGCAGAGGAGGCTACCGAGGCCAGCGTGGGCGCCCCATCACCAGACAAAGACCAGGAGGTCCAGGAGGCGATCAGCTCCATCGAAGCTGAGGAGGTGGTTGTCAGCACAGGAGGAGAGACTCTCCAGGCACGAGGTGTGCTCACCAAGCAGTGGTCCACCTCCTCCCGATCCTCCCGCTCTTCtaagagaggag tgagcCCGTCGAGTCACAGCATCTCTGAGTGGAGGATGCAGAGCATAGCTCGAGACTCGGACGACAGCTCGGACGAGGAGTTTTTCGACGCTCATG AGGACTTCTCAGACAACGAAGAAGTCTTCCCGAAGGAGATCGCCAAGTGGAACTCCAATGATCTCATGGACAAGATTGAAGCTGCAGACACAGAGGGAACTCCTG gtgagctGTACAAGGAAATGACAGTGGACTATGAAAGAGCAGCCAGTGAGGAAAGACTGGACGAG GACAGCTCCTCCCAGCAGTGTCTGCAGCCTTCCAAGATCCACGTGCTGATCTTGGTCCTGCATGGAGGGAACATCCTGGACACAGGCGGAGGAGACCAGAACAGCAAGCAGGCTGACGTCAACACAATCAGTTCTGCATTTGACACAGTCATGCGTGTTCACTACCCTGCTGCGCTGGGACGCATTGCTATCCGCTTGGTGCCCTGCCCTGCCATCTGCGCCGAGGCCTTCTCCCTGGTGTCCAA CCTGAGCCCGTACAGTTACGATGAGGGCTGTTTGTCCAGTAGCCAGGACCACATCCCTCtggcagctctgcctctgctggCCACCTGCGCCCCGCAGTACCAGGAGGCCGTTGCTACTGTCATCATCCGAGCCAACCAGGTGTACACAGACTTCATAAAGTCTCTGGACGGGGCAGCCTTCTCGGGCCAG GTGTGCCTCATCGGAGACTGTGTGGGAGGAATACTGGGGTTTGATGCATTGTGCAGCAGCAACCAGACAGTAAATGAAAGCCAGAACAGCAGCCGCAGGGGCAGTCTTGTGAGTGTGCAG GACCAGGATCTTCTCTCTCCAGGGATCATCATCAACAGCGGGCACGGATTGGCCTCTCCGACCTTGGAGGGCAGCCGCCACCTTAGCCGCAGCAACATCGACATCCCTCGCTCCAGTGCACCTGACGACACTAAGAAGCAGCTACCACGCAAGAGAAGCGACTCCTCGACCTATGAACTAGACACCATAAAACAACACCAGGCCTtcctgtccag CTTACACTCCAGTGTCTTGCGGAACGATCCGACCTCGCGgcggtccagcagcagcaccatgctggacGGAGGCTCCCTAGGGAAGTTTGACTTTGAAGTGTCCGACTTCTTCCTGTTCGGCTCTCCCCTGGGTTTGGTACTCGCCCTGAGGAAGACTGTCATTCCTGTGTTGGACG TGGCCCAGCTGCGACCAGCCTGCCAGCAGGTCTACAACCTGTTCCACCCCGCCGACCCCTCAGCTTCTCGTCTGGAGCCGCTCCTGGAGAGAAAGTTTCACCTCCTGCCGCCTTTCAACGTACCACGCTACCAACGCTTTCCCCTGGGAGACGGCAACTCAGCTCTATTGG CGGATGTTGTTCAGTCTCATGGTGGTGTCTTCATGGACAGTTCGTACCCCTCCTCCCCTGTAACGGGCCCCCACTGCCGGGGCGTACGGAGGGCCAGTGAGGTCAGCATTGCCAGCCAGGTCTCAGGAATGGCAGACAGTTACACTGCCACCAACATAGCCAACA TTGCAGCACGTTGGTGGGGAACCAAGCGGATGGACTTTGCCCTGTACTGCCCTGATGCTCTGACTGCTTTCCCCACCGTGGCTTTACCACACCTCTTCCATGCATCTTACTGGGAGTCCACTGACGTTGTGTCCTTTCTCTTGAGACAG GTCATGAGGCATGAAAACTCCAGCATCCTTGAACTAGATGGAAAAGAGGTGTCAGAATTCACCCCTTCCAAACCTCGAGAGAAGTGGCTCCGGAAGAGGACCCACGTGAAGATCAGG AATGTGACAGCCAACCACCGTGTGAATGACGCCGTGTTCACCGAAGACTGCCAGCAGGTTGTGACCGGTCGCTTCATGTACGGCCCTCTGGacatggtcactctgactgggGAGAAG GTCGACCTCCACATCATGACCCAGCCTCCATCAGGAGAATGGGTGTACTTTGACACCGAGGTGACCAACAGTAGTGGCCGAGTGTCTTTTGTTATCCCGGAGAGCAAGCGCCTGGGCATCGGTGTCTATCCTGTTAAAATGGTTGTCAG GGGAGACCACACATTTGCAGACAGCTATTTAACAGTTCTGCCCcgtggaactgagtttgtggtGTTCAGCATAGACGGCTCATTTGCTGCCAGTGTGTCCATCATGGGCAGTGACCCTAAAGTGCGGGCGGGAGCCGTGGATGTAGTCAG GCACTGGCAGGATTTGGGCTATCTGATCATTTATGTGACGGGACGTCCAGACATGCAGAAGCAGCGCGTGGTGGCCTGGTTGTCTCAGCACAACTTCCCTCATGGTATCGTGTCCTTCTGCGACGGCCTGGTCCACGACCCGCTCCGACACAAGGCCAACTTCCTCAAGTCCCTGACTGAG GCTCACATGAAGATTTTTGCTGGCTACGGCTCAACCAAAGACATCTCAGTCTACACCTCCATCGGCCTCTCGCCCTCCCAAATATACATCGTTGGTCGACCCTCCAAGAAGATGCAGCATCAGTGCCAG TTTATCACAGAGGGCTATGCAGCCCACCTGTCCCAGCTGGAGTACAACCACCGCTCCCGGCCCGCCAAGACCAGCAGTGCCCGCATGGTGCTACGTAAAGGCAGCTTTGGCTTGGGCGCCAACAGCGACTTCTTGAGGAAGCGAAACCACCTGTTGCGCACCATCTCCTCCCAGCCGGCCCCCAGCTCCCCAACAGGCAGCGGCCACAGCAAACCGGAGCGCACGCAGAGCCAGTCAGACAGTGAGCGGCTGGAGCGGGAGCGGCTGGAGCGCGCTCACAGCCAGGGTCACGGCCCGGGACCGGCCCAGCGCAGCATGAGCATCACGGCCAGCTGCTGGggccgcagcagcagcacgaAGCTAGAACCAGGCCTTTTCAGCCCCAAATGA
- the LOC115365471 gene encoding membrane-associated phosphatidylinositol transfer protein 2-like isoform X5, which yields MLIKEYRIPMPMSVEEYRIAQLYMIQKKSREESCGEGSGVEILENKPYTDGPGGTGQYTHKVYHIGMHIPSWFRSILPKAALRVEEESWNAYPYTRTRYTCPFVEKFSIDIETYYKPDTGNQADVFNMSAAEKRQRTIDPIDIVTDPIPPHEYKAEEDPRLYKSVKTQRGPLRDDWIEEYNNNPGKTPIMCAYKLCKVEFRYWGMQSKIERFIHDVGLRKVMVRAHRQAWCWQDEWYGLTIEDIRQLELETQLALARKMAQFSQAEEATEASVGAPSPDKDQEVQEAISSIEAEEVVVSTGGETLQARGVLTKQWSTSSRSSRSSKRGVSPSSHSISEWRMQSIARDSDDSSDEEFFDAHEDFSDNEEVFPKEIAKWNSNDLMDKIEAADTEGTPGELYKEMTVDYERAASEERLDEDSSSQQCLQPSKIHVLILVLHGGNILDTGGGDQNSKQADVNTISSAFDTVMRVHYPAALGRIAIRLVPCPAICAEAFSLVSNLSPYSYDEGCLSSSQDHIPLAALPLLATCAPQYQEAVATVIIRANQVYTDFIKSLDGAAFSGQVCLIGDCVGGILGFDALCSSNQTVNESQNSSRRGSLVSVQDQDLLSPGIIINSGHGLASPTLEGSRHLSRSNIDIPRSSAPDDTKKQLPRKRSDSSTYELDTIKQHQAFLSSLHSSVLRNDPTSRRSSSSTMLDGGSLGKFDFEVSDFFLFGSPLGLVLALRKTVIPVLDVAQLRPACQQVYNLFHPADPSASRLEPLLERKFHLLPPFNVPRYQRFPLGDGNSALLVETVQSNAQLLLDSGPPLSLRCQETISETCIPVPVLNWQEGFLKATPATLESDVVQSHGGVFMDSSYPSSPVTGPHCRGVRRASEVSIASQVSGMADSYTATNIANIAARWWGTKRMDFALYCPDALTAFPTVALPHLFHASYWESTDVVSFLLRQVMRHENSSILELDGKEVSEFTPSKPREKWLRKRTHVKIRNVTANHRVNDAVFTEDCQQVVTGRFMYGPLDMVTLTGEKVDLHIMTQPPSGEWVYFDTEVTNSSGRVSFVIPESKRLGIGVYPVKMVVRGDHTFADSYLTVLPRGTEFVVFSIDGSFAASVSIMGSDPKVRAGAVDVVRHWQDLGYLIIYVTGRPDMQKQRVVAWLSQHNFPHGIVSFCDGLVHDPLRHKANFLKSLTEAHMKIFAGYGSTKDISVYTSIGLSPSQIYIVGRPSKKMQHQCQFITEGYAAHLSQLEYNHRSRPAKTSSARMVLRKGSFGLGANSDFLRKRNHLLRTISSQPAPSSPTGSGHSKPERTQSQSDSERLERERLERAHSQGHGPGPAQRSMSITASCWGRSSSTKLEPGLFSPK from the exons ATACACCTGTCCCTTTGTCGAGAAGTTCTCCATTGATATTGAGACGTACTACAAGCCTGACACAGGCAACCAGGCAGATGTGTTCAACATGTCTGCagcagagaagagacagaggactATTG ACCCTATCGACATTGTGACAGATCCTATCCCCCCCCATGAGTACAAAGCGGAAGAGGACCCGCGGCTCTACAAGTCAGTCAAGACGCAGAGGGGTCCTTTGCGGGACGACTGGATCGAAGAGTACAACAATAACCCAGGGAAGACCCCCATCATGTGTGCCTACAAACTGTGTAAGGTGGAGTTCCGCTACTGGGGGATGCAGTCTAAGATCGAGCGCTTCATCCACGATGTCG GACTGAGGAAGGTGATGGTGCGTGCCCACCGGCAGGCCTGGTGCTGGCAGGACGAATGGTACGGTCTGACCATCGAGGACATCAggcagctggagctggagacCCAGCTGGCCTTGGCAAGGAAGATGGCCCAGTTCAGCCAGGCAGAGGAGGCTACCGAGGCCAGCGTGGGCGCCCCATCACCAGACAAAGACCAGGAGGTCCAGGAGGCGATCAGCTCCATCGAAGCTGAGGAGGTGGTTGTCAGCACAGGAGGAGAGACTCTCCAGGCACGAGGTGTGCTCACCAAGCAGTGGTCCACCTCCTCCCGATCCTCCCGCTCTTCtaagagaggag tgagcCCGTCGAGTCACAGCATCTCTGAGTGGAGGATGCAGAGCATAGCTCGAGACTCGGACGACAGCTCGGACGAGGAGTTTTTCGACGCTCATG AGGACTTCTCAGACAACGAAGAAGTCTTCCCGAAGGAGATCGCCAAGTGGAACTCCAATGATCTCATGGACAAGATTGAAGCTGCAGACACAGAGGGAACTCCTG gtgagctGTACAAGGAAATGACAGTGGACTATGAAAGAGCAGCCAGTGAGGAAAGACTGGACGAG GACAGCTCCTCCCAGCAGTGTCTGCAGCCTTCCAAGATCCACGTGCTGATCTTGGTCCTGCATGGAGGGAACATCCTGGACACAGGCGGAGGAGACCAGAACAGCAAGCAGGCTGACGTCAACACAATCAGTTCTGCATTTGACACAGTCATGCGTGTTCACTACCCTGCTGCGCTGGGACGCATTGCTATCCGCTTGGTGCCCTGCCCTGCCATCTGCGCCGAGGCCTTCTCCCTGGTGTCCAA CCTGAGCCCGTACAGTTACGATGAGGGCTGTTTGTCCAGTAGCCAGGACCACATCCCTCtggcagctctgcctctgctggCCACCTGCGCCCCGCAGTACCAGGAGGCCGTTGCTACTGTCATCATCCGAGCCAACCAGGTGTACACAGACTTCATAAAGTCTCTGGACGGGGCAGCCTTCTCGGGCCAG GTGTGCCTCATCGGAGACTGTGTGGGAGGAATACTGGGGTTTGATGCATTGTGCAGCAGCAACCAGACAGTAAATGAAAGCCAGAACAGCAGCCGCAGGGGCAGTCTTGTGAGTGTGCAG GACCAGGATCTTCTCTCTCCAGGGATCATCATCAACAGCGGGCACGGATTGGCCTCTCCGACCTTGGAGGGCAGCCGCCACCTTAGCCGCAGCAACATCGACATCCCTCGCTCCAGTGCACCTGACGACACTAAGAAGCAGCTACCACGCAAGAGAAGCGACTCCTCGACCTATGAACTAGACACCATAAAACAACACCAGGCCTtcctgtccag CTTACACTCCAGTGTCTTGCGGAACGATCCGACCTCGCGgcggtccagcagcagcaccatgctggacGGAGGCTCCCTAGGGAAGTTTGACTTTGAAGTGTCCGACTTCTTCCTGTTCGGCTCTCCCCTGGGTTTGGTACTCGCCCTGAGGAAGACTGTCATTCCTGTGTTGGACG TGGCCCAGCTGCGACCAGCCTGCCAGCAGGTCTACAACCTGTTCCACCCCGCCGACCCCTCAGCTTCTCGTCTGGAGCCGCTCCTGGAGAGAAAGTTTCACCTCCTGCCGCCTTTCAACGTACCACGCTACCAACGCTTTCCCCTGGGAGACGGCAACTCAGCTCTATTGG TGGAGACAGTCCAGAGCAACGCTCAGCTCCTACTCGATAGCGGGCCTCCCCTGTCTCTTCGCTGTCAGGAGACCATCAGCGAGACCTGCATCCCTGTGCCTGTGCTAAACTGGCAGGAGGGCTTCCTCAAAGCCACACCCGCCACTCTGGAGT CGGATGTTGTTCAGTCTCATGGTGGTGTCTTCATGGACAGTTCGTACCCCTCCTCCCCTGTAACGGGCCCCCACTGCCGGGGCGTACGGAGGGCCAGTGAGGTCAGCATTGCCAGCCAGGTCTCAGGAATGGCAGACAGTTACACTGCCACCAACATAGCCAACA TTGCAGCACGTTGGTGGGGAACCAAGCGGATGGACTTTGCCCTGTACTGCCCTGATGCTCTGACTGCTTTCCCCACCGTGGCTTTACCACACCTCTTCCATGCATCTTACTGGGAGTCCACTGACGTTGTGTCCTTTCTCTTGAGACAG GTCATGAGGCATGAAAACTCCAGCATCCTTGAACTAGATGGAAAAGAGGTGTCAGAATTCACCCCTTCCAAACCTCGAGAGAAGTGGCTCCGGAAGAGGACCCACGTGAAGATCAGG AATGTGACAGCCAACCACCGTGTGAATGACGCCGTGTTCACCGAAGACTGCCAGCAGGTTGTGACCGGTCGCTTCATGTACGGCCCTCTGGacatggtcactctgactgggGAGAAG GTCGACCTCCACATCATGACCCAGCCTCCATCAGGAGAATGGGTGTACTTTGACACCGAGGTGACCAACAGTAGTGGCCGAGTGTCTTTTGTTATCCCGGAGAGCAAGCGCCTGGGCATCGGTGTCTATCCTGTTAAAATGGTTGTCAG GGGAGACCACACATTTGCAGACAGCTATTTAACAGTTCTGCCCcgtggaactgagtttgtggtGTTCAGCATAGACGGCTCATTTGCTGCCAGTGTGTCCATCATGGGCAGTGACCCTAAAGTGCGGGCGGGAGCCGTGGATGTAGTCAG GCACTGGCAGGATTTGGGCTATCTGATCATTTATGTGACGGGACGTCCAGACATGCAGAAGCAGCGCGTGGTGGCCTGGTTGTCTCAGCACAACTTCCCTCATGGTATCGTGTCCTTCTGCGACGGCCTGGTCCACGACCCGCTCCGACACAAGGCCAACTTCCTCAAGTCCCTGACTGAG GCTCACATGAAGATTTTTGCTGGCTACGGCTCAACCAAAGACATCTCAGTCTACACCTCCATCGGCCTCTCGCCCTCCCAAATATACATCGTTGGTCGACCCTCCAAGAAGATGCAGCATCAGTGCCAG TTTATCACAGAGGGCTATGCAGCCCACCTGTCCCAGCTGGAGTACAACCACCGCTCCCGGCCCGCCAAGACCAGCAGTGCCCGCATGGTGCTACGTAAAGGCAGCTTTGGCTTGGGCGCCAACAGCGACTTCTTGAGGAAGCGAAACCACCTGTTGCGCACCATCTCCTCCCAGCCGGCCCCCAGCTCCCCAACAGGCAGCGGCCACAGCAAACCGGAGCGCACGCAGAGCCAGTCAGACAGTGAGCGGCTGGAGCGGGAGCGGCTGGAGCGCGCTCACAGCCAGGGTCACGGCCCGGGACCGGCCCAGCGCAGCATGAGCATCACGGCCAGCTGCTGGggccgcagcagcagcacgaAGCTAGAACCAGGCCTTTTCAGCCCCAAATGA